From a single Piliocolobus tephrosceles isolate RC106 chromosome 21, ASM277652v3, whole genome shotgun sequence genomic region:
- the TRIR gene encoding telomerase RNA component interacting RNase isoform X1 translates to MAARGRRAEPPGREAPGPAGGGGGGSRWAESGPGTSPESGDEEVSGAGSSPVSGGVNLFANDGSFLELFKRKMEEEQRQRQEEPPPGPQRPDQSAAAAGPGDPKRKGGPGSTLSFVGKRRGGNKLALKTGIVAKKQKTEDEVLTSKGDAWAKYMAEVKKYKAHQCGDDDKTRPLVK, encoded by the exons ATGGCTGCCCGAGGGAGACGGGCGGAGCCTCCAGGCCGGGAGGCGCCGGGCCCCGCGGGCGGTGGCGGTGGCGGGAGCCGTTGGGCTGAGTCGGGACCGGGGACGTCGCCCGAGAGCGGGGACGAGGAGGTGTCGGGCGCGGGTTCGAGCCCCGTATCGGGCGGCGTGAACTTGTTCGCCAACGATGGCAGCTTCCTGGAGCTGTTCAAGCGGAAGATGGAGGAGGAGCAGCGGCAGCGGCAGGAGGAGCCGCCCCCGGGTCCGCAGCGACCCGACCAGTCGGCCGCCGCCGCTGGCCCCGGGGATCCGAAGAGGAAGGGCGGTCCGGGCTCCACACTTAGCTTC GTGGGCAAACGCAGAGGCGGGAACAAACTAGCCCTCAAGACGGGAATAGTAGCCAAGAAGCAGAAGACGGAGGATGAG GTATTAACAAGTAAAGGTGACGCGTGGGCCAAGTACATGGCAGAAGTGAAAAAGTACAAAGCCCACCAGTGTGGTGACGATGATAAAACTCGGCCCCTGGTGAAATGA
- the TRIR gene encoding telomerase RNA component interacting RNase isoform X2, with the protein MAARGRRAEPPGREAPGPAGGGGGGSRWAESGPGTSPESGDEEVSGAGSSPVSGGVNLFANDGSFLELFKRKMEEEQRQRQEEPPPGPQRPDQSAAAAGPGDPKRKGGGQTQRREQTSPQDGNSSQEAEDGG; encoded by the exons ATGGCTGCCCGAGGGAGACGGGCGGAGCCTCCAGGCCGGGAGGCGCCGGGCCCCGCGGGCGGTGGCGGTGGCGGGAGCCGTTGGGCTGAGTCGGGACCGGGGACGTCGCCCGAGAGCGGGGACGAGGAGGTGTCGGGCGCGGGTTCGAGCCCCGTATCGGGCGGCGTGAACTTGTTCGCCAACGATGGCAGCTTCCTGGAGCTGTTCAAGCGGAAGATGGAGGAGGAGCAGCGGCAGCGGCAGGAGGAGCCGCCCCCGGGTCCGCAGCGACCCGACCAGTCGGCCGCCGCCGCTGGCCCCGGGGATCCGAAGAGGAAGGGCG GTGGGCAAACGCAGAGGCGGGAACAAACTAGCCCTCAAGACGGGAATAGTAGCCAAGAAGCAGAAGACGGAGGATGA